A stretch of the Lolium perenne isolate Kyuss_39 chromosome 3, Kyuss_2.0, whole genome shotgun sequence genome encodes the following:
- the LOC127340829 gene encoding uncharacterized protein: MALRRAVGCLAIRSQAYLRGAAPSPPTAPPPSFRRPIIIPYRPFAAPPHLVKKAPKDDDDTEPRINNDITAPFLRLVTDQGHSVVPRHEALQQAARMGMDLVEVHRKSDPPVCKIMDFHKEKYNKDAKEKERLKTKSAIVLRGGDNKEVRFKAKTEIKDLKVKADAITRLMERGYRVKCMAMPAGNEAEDLGGPLSRLLGLIQDVCIVESGPHLDSKHAYVIVRHAKFATKKGGKKASQAMEDAGKGTPRSTAPESPATATDSGDVASEYRSEVDKTPSPRSSEPSMQRERPDRGFRRELNSNPGNNRESAHNMNAEGNRMNPGQAGPQSSPDRGLGASRSGNPHQTEKRDMAPELTNRYASRRPQPGGGDNQGRLPPQDPRRNENEGRYNQRPSEQPNQPPLPRFSQGGRSPPPQDPRRNERGSYMPPNNNQRQFQQPSQSAELAPGRDAGNPASAARSLGVFSTRTPSTPDVKKTDGVSAGKPEVKKSFGIFSAPKRGSGGKS; the protein is encoded by the exons ATGGCTCTCCGCCGCGCCGTCGGATGCCTCGCCATCCGCTCTCAAGCCTACCTCCGCGGCGCCGCCCCCTCGCCTCCTACCGCGCCCCCGCCTTCCTTCCGCCGCCCGATCATCATCCCCTACCGGCCCTTCGCCGCTCCGCCTCATCTG GTCAAGAAGGCCCCCAAGGACGACGACGACACCGAGCCCAGGATCAACAACGACATCACCGCCCCCTTCCTCAGGCTCGTCACCGACCAAG GGCACAGCGTTGTCCCCAGGCATGAAGCTCTTCAGCAGGCGGCTAGGATGGGCATGGACCTGGTTGAG GTCCACCGAAAATCAGACCCTCCTGTTTGCAAGATCATGGACTTCCACAAAGAGAAGTACAACAAAGACGCCAAGGAGAAAGAACGCCTAAAAACTAAG TCTGCTATTGTCTTACGTGGTGGGGATAACAAGGAAGTGCGATTTAAGGCGAAGACA GAAATAAAAGACTTGAAGGTGAAAGCAGATGCAATTACCAGACTAATGGAACGTGGTTACAGGGTGAAG TGCATGGCGATGCCTGCAGGTAACGAAGCAGAAGATCTCGGCGGACCGCTATCTCGGTTATTGGGACTG ATACAAGATGTGTGCATTGTAGAAAGTGGGCCGCATTTGGACTCAAAGCATGCGTATGTAATTGTCCGGCATGCGAAGTTTGCAACCAAGAAAGGTGGAAAGAAGGCTAGCCAGGCCATGGAAGACGCGGGCAAAGGCACCCCTCGCAGTACTGCCCCTGAATCGCCAGCCACTGCTACAGACAGTGGGGATGTGGCAAGTGAATATCGTTCGGAAGTAGACAAAACGCCCTCCCCTCGCTCCAGTGAACCTTCCATGCAAAGAGAAAGGCCAGATAGAGGCTTCAGAAGGGAGTTAAACTCGAACCCAGGCAACAACCGCGAAAGCGCGCACAACATGAATGCTGAAGGGAACAGGATGAACCCTGGCCAGGCGGGACCGCAATCATCACCAGACCGTGGACTTGGCGCTTCCAGGAGCGGAAATCCTCATCAAACGGAAAAGCGGGATATGGCACCTGAGCTGACCAACAGGTATGCCAGCCGTAGACCGCAGCCCGGAGGCGGCGACAACCAAGGCCGATTACCACCACAAGATCCGAGAAGAAATGAAAACGAAGGCCGGTATAACCAGAGACCATCAGAACAGCCCAACCAGCCACCGCTTCCCAGGTTCAGCCAAGGAGGCAGATCACCACCACCTCAAGACCCAAGGAGAAACGAGAGAGGAAGTTACATGCCACCGAATAACAACCAGCGGCAGTTCCAGCAACCGAGTCAGAGCGCTGAATTGGCACCAGGCCGCGATGCGGGGAATCCTGCTTCGGCTGCCAGGAGTTTGGGCGTCTTCAGTACTCGAACGCCGTCCACACCTGATGTGAAGAAGACAGATGGCGTGTCTGCTGGCAAGCCTGAGGTTAAGAAAAGCTTTGGGATCTTTAGCGCTCCGAAAAGAGGATCTGGTGGTAAAAGCTAG